A single genomic interval of Melanotaenia boesemani isolate fMelBoe1 chromosome 4, fMelBoe1.pri, whole genome shotgun sequence harbors:
- the LOC121638612 gene encoding uncharacterized protein LOC121638612, whose translation MASSFSTPSEPSDEDDVSQSSQRLSRGRSGGRSRGRARGFRVRGRGRGRGTRAVASRAEHSDRVEQYRRDHLAATQRLLDDMTAEDLRRLASQLVVRQPGLIFDLLLQQSNSSVSEAAGVPGMPWCTCGLCREMPTDRERICCGQTPANCISKLPHFTQYCLDEGYLRIHRHYREDVTALGHATEPGDNRQYRCAAYRHFI comes from the exons ATGGCATCCAGTTTTTCAACTCCAAGTGAACCA agtgACGAGGACGATGTGTCACAAAGTTCGCAGCGTTTGAGCCGAGGCAGGTCCGGTGGACGGTCGAGAGGACGAGCAAGAGGGTTCAGGGTACGAGGCAGAGGCCGAGGCCGAGGAACACGAGCTGTAGCTTCCAGAGCTGAGCACTCGGATAGAGTTGAACAGTATCGCCGTGACCATTTGGCTGCCACACAG AGACTTCTTGATGACATGACTGCTGAGGACCTAAGAAGGCTTGCATCACAGCTCGTCGTAAGGCAACCAGGCCTGATTTTTGATCTTCTATTGCAACAGAGCAATTCAAGCGTCTCAGAGGCAGCTGGAGTCCCAGGAATGCCCTGGTGTACTTGTGGGTTATGCAGGGAGATGCCAACCGACAGGGAGAGGATCTGCTGTGGTCAGACACCAGCTAATTGCATCAGCAAGCTACCACATTTTACCCAATATTGCCTTGATGAAGGATATCTTAGGATACATAGGCATTATCGAGAAGATGTGACAGCACTTGGCCATGCAACAGAGCCAGGTGATAACAGGCAGTACCGGTGTGCCGCCTATAGGCATTTCATATAA